In Paenibacillus hexagrammi, the following are encoded in one genomic region:
- a CDS encoding GH92 family glycosyl hydrolase, whose translation MWKKLIPVWMMFLQLFGMVEPVAANTASSAPASFSTDQAVKTRNVALDAQVTASGQCNSNEMGKYAVDGKTDTKWCDNTSATIKWLKLDLGKVYNLNEWTLKNAAINESANSPFWNTKDFRLQKSDDGKTWVDVDVVKDNVQTIVDRYLPEPVAARYIRLYVSKGAYDSNTVRLYELELYGVDEDQIPAYPATNLAPVDYVNPFINTLGDNGQTNPGPTMPFGLVSLGPDSDGGAFSGYYYQDKYLKGFSHLRFNGVGCSGAGGNILMMPETRVFTKNSSEYKQQYIKSSEQASPGYYAVNLASGIGVELTASDNVGFHRYTFPDTSTGSVLVDLSNSYAGMLDANLKVENNNEISGMIKSQNVCGHGYYTMYYSIQFDHDFDSYTSWQGDTTGAVAERTGSNSGVWVNFDTADHKVIQAKVGLSAVSLEQAKYERDHDIANWDFEAQHAKIRNAWSELLNKVEVTDSNEENKKVFYTHLYHTFLHPKNVTSSLGTFKAGRDENTIRQASELGADFQYYNGWTTWDDFRKYALFSVLVPKQYNNMVKSLADLYKTRGSYTQWGDGYWPSPTVRNEFNGAVILDGYAKGFTDIDVHKALQGMAVDADNFSISEDEISGKLEKAKSGYFPMKLAEMIGDQVTYEKYKPLAMSYKNLWNPNQVDENGNKLGFFTPNATTVDKSDVTKVDKFAYQGNLWSYRWSASQDINGLAALMGGKREMAVQLQQFFKNNEYVVINEEDLDAPYLFNYLGMPYLTQYYARQYTTEVVTQKYHNHGAYAYPIKARVYRTDPEGYLPSMDDDAGAMSSWFVYSALGLFPGNPGDANFLIGSPIFSEVKVHLDGGKTFTIKANQVSSTNRFIQSASLNGNNFDQAWIRYADIMAGGTLEFEMGSQPNTDWGASPNSAPPMTDYSANVENTISRQSLIAEGADWKYRDNGQYPGSGWKAANFDDSSWASGPAALGYDNTKYAKTMVSYGPDANNKYTTTYFRKSFEVSDLQGLIELDASLIRDDGAVVYVNGHEVIRTNMPAGHIEYSTFANATVGNERDRNVYSIDPSYLVEGTNVVTAEVHQVNATSSDIAFDFSMEAVKQMVRPDAPSHPVVDDTANTFGWTFVPGYEEAGDYEFSVDGGRSWSAATVNPQTVGPAAYEAGKVQVRVRADESRNRATGQTLVSNAAYTSDIQWNVYDLKADVKRTGNMVVDITGTLKADYTDSAVAVIQLINDEGQTILSSSAPVTVGSFKTSQMFNVHASNYQVNVYLVDAYNGNIYDSLWLAEPIVSHAEPRPEPGQDPDTPGGEDPQPEPKPDPLPIPEPEPELPDVPVEPDPPAEDVKTIQFEDKSEWTTAVNTFNGSPLKTESGNGGTVVANTFTGAWLSYANVDFGTEGANRITVEYTAPSDKTPNDAALEFRLGAADGELVGTLALPNTGTGWGPYQTVAASLSKTITGVQNLYIVMKGSTDSAHRYMGNFDRFTWSYQKTRTDYNKLELESFDEWSAGVNPVNNGPLKTEGGKSGQQVANTYNGAWLAYKGMDFGSAGVNQLSIEYASNSGNCASDSAVEVRLGGVDGTLVGTLAVPPTASGWGTYKTVTGNLTQTLTGIQDVYLVLTGTTDSTFKYLGNFDNASFTSGSMRTDAANLQFESYDEWSTAVNPANNAPLKTETSGSRKQVANTYNGAWLAYKRMDFGSTGANQMSIEYASNSGNCAADSAVEVRLGSVDGTLVGTLAVPPTASGWGTYKTVTGSLTQKITGIQDVYLVFTGTTSSTYKYIGNFDNASFSLLR comes from the coding sequence ATGTGGAAAAAGTTGATTCCAGTTTGGATGATGTTCTTGCAGCTGTTTGGCATGGTCGAGCCGGTTGCTGCGAATACGGCATCCTCTGCACCCGCATCCTTCTCGACAGATCAAGCTGTCAAGACGAGAAATGTGGCCTTGGATGCGCAAGTGACAGCATCAGGTCAATGCAACAGCAATGAGATGGGGAAATACGCCGTGGATGGCAAAACCGATACCAAATGGTGCGACAATACGAGCGCAACCATCAAATGGCTGAAGCTGGACTTGGGCAAAGTATATAACTTGAACGAATGGACGCTAAAAAATGCTGCGATTAATGAATCGGCTAACAGTCCGTTCTGGAACACGAAAGACTTCCGCCTGCAAAAAAGCGATGACGGCAAAACCTGGGTGGACGTCGACGTTGTCAAAGACAACGTTCAGACGATCGTCGACCGTTATCTCCCTGAGCCGGTTGCGGCAAGGTACATCCGCTTGTATGTGAGCAAGGGAGCCTACGATAGCAATACCGTGCGTTTGTATGAACTCGAGCTGTACGGCGTGGATGAGGATCAAATCCCTGCCTATCCGGCAACGAATCTTGCACCTGTCGATTATGTCAATCCGTTTATCAATACGTTAGGCGATAACGGTCAGACGAACCCGGGTCCAACCATGCCGTTTGGTCTCGTATCCCTTGGACCTGACAGTGATGGAGGGGCATTCAGCGGGTATTACTACCAAGATAAATACTTGAAAGGCTTCTCACACTTAAGGTTCAATGGCGTAGGCTGCAGCGGAGCCGGAGGCAATATTTTGATGATGCCGGAAACCCGTGTTTTTACGAAAAATAGCAGTGAATATAAGCAGCAGTATATCAAGAGCAGCGAGCAGGCATCCCCCGGTTATTATGCTGTGAACCTTGCGTCCGGGATCGGCGTTGAGCTTACCGCATCGGACAATGTCGGGTTTCATCGTTATACTTTCCCGGATACAAGCACCGGTTCCGTATTGGTCGATCTCTCCAACTCTTATGCCGGTATGCTCGATGCCAACCTGAAGGTGGAGAACAACAACGAGATTTCTGGCATGATTAAATCGCAGAATGTGTGCGGACATGGCTATTACACCATGTACTACTCGATTCAGTTTGATCACGACTTTGATTCCTATACATCCTGGCAGGGAGACACTACGGGAGCAGTCGCAGAACGCACAGGCTCTAACAGCGGAGTTTGGGTCAATTTCGACACAGCGGATCACAAAGTCATTCAAGCTAAAGTAGGACTTTCGGCAGTTAGTCTGGAGCAAGCTAAGTATGAGCGTGATCACGATATTGCGAATTGGGATTTTGAAGCGCAGCATGCCAAGATCAGAAACGCTTGGAGCGAGCTGCTGAATAAAGTGGAAGTTACGGATTCCAATGAAGAGAACAAGAAAGTATTTTATACACACCTCTACCATACGTTCCTTCATCCGAAAAATGTAACCAGCTCACTTGGCACCTTTAAGGCGGGAAGGGACGAGAATACGATTCGTCAGGCATCCGAGCTGGGAGCGGATTTCCAGTATTATAACGGATGGACGACGTGGGATGATTTTCGTAAATATGCCCTGTTTTCCGTGCTAGTGCCGAAGCAGTACAACAACATGGTGAAATCCTTGGCGGACTTGTACAAAACCAGAGGCTCCTACACCCAGTGGGGGGACGGCTACTGGCCTAGTCCGACGGTACGTAATGAATTTAACGGTGCGGTCATTCTCGATGGCTATGCCAAGGGCTTTACCGATATCGATGTGCACAAAGCGCTTCAAGGAATGGCCGTGGATGCGGACAATTTCTCGATCAGCGAAGACGAAATATCCGGGAAGCTGGAAAAAGCGAAAAGCGGATATTTTCCAATGAAGCTTGCTGAAATGATCGGGGATCAGGTTACGTATGAGAAATACAAACCTCTCGCCATGTCCTATAAAAATCTGTGGAATCCGAATCAAGTGGATGAAAATGGAAACAAACTGGGATTCTTTACGCCTAACGCGACTACTGTAGACAAATCAGATGTCACGAAGGTTGATAAATTCGCTTATCAAGGTAACCTTTGGTCGTACCGCTGGTCTGCTTCTCAGGATATCAACGGACTCGCTGCTTTAATGGGCGGCAAAAGAGAAATGGCAGTGCAGCTGCAGCAATTTTTCAAAAATAATGAATATGTGGTGATTAACGAAGAAGACTTGGATGCCCCGTATTTGTTCAATTATTTGGGTATGCCGTATTTGACCCAGTATTATGCGAGGCAGTACACGACGGAGGTTGTGACTCAAAAGTATCATAACCATGGCGCGTATGCTTACCCGATAAAAGCACGTGTGTACCGGACTGATCCGGAAGGGTATCTACCGTCGATGGATGATGACGCGGGTGCGATGTCTTCCTGGTTTGTATACAGTGCCTTGGGGCTGTTCCCAGGCAATCCCGGAGATGCAAATTTCTTGATCGGTTCACCGATCTTCTCTGAAGTGAAAGTGCATCTAGACGGAGGCAAAACGTTTACGATCAAGGCCAATCAGGTTTCCAGCACCAACCGTTTCATTCAATCTGCATCATTGAACGGGAACAATTTTGATCAGGCCTGGATTCGTTATGCCGATATCATGGCTGGCGGTACTCTGGAGTTTGAGATGGGTTCACAGCCGAATACGGACTGGGGAGCATCACCGAACTCGGCTCCGCCCATGACGGATTACAGCGCCAATGTCGAGAATACGATCAGCCGTCAGTCGCTCATTGCTGAGGGGGCGGATTGGAAGTATCGTGACAACGGCCAGTACCCCGGCAGCGGATGGAAGGCGGCAAACTTTGATGACAGCAGCTGGGCTTCCGGTCCTGCCGCGCTTGGCTACGATAACACGAAGTATGCAAAAACGATGGTAAGCTACGGTCCGGATGCGAACAACAAGTACACGACCACATACTTCCGTAAGTCTTTCGAAGTCTCGGATTTACAAGGGTTGATCGAGCTGGACGCTTCCCTCATTCGTGACGACGGGGCGGTCGTATATGTAAACGGTCACGAGGTCATTCGCACCAATATGCCTGCGGGCCATATCGAATACAGCACCTTTGCGAATGCAACGGTGGGCAATGAACGCGATCGGAATGTCTATTCCATTGATCCGTCCTATTTGGTGGAAGGTACGAATGTCGTAACTGCAGAAGTGCATCAGGTAAATGCGACCAGCTCGGATATTGCATTCGATTTCAGCATGGAAGCCGTTAAGCAAATGGTACGACCGGATGCGCCGAGTCATCCTGTCGTTGACGATACGGCCAATACTTTCGGCTGGACCTTCGTGCCTGGCTACGAAGAGGCAGGAGACTATGAATTTAGCGTCGACGGAGGCAGAAGCTGGAGCGCTGCAACCGTGAACCCGCAAACGGTAGGACCTGCTGCTTATGAAGCGGGCAAGGTACAGGTGAGGGTGAGAGCCGATGAGAGCCGCAACCGTGCGACGGGTCAGACCCTTGTTTCGAATGCTGCCTATACATCAGATATTCAGTGGAATGTATATGATCTGAAGGCGGATGTGAAACGAACCGGCAATATGGTTGTCGACATTACGGGTACGTTGAAGGCTGACTATACCGACTCAGCTGTTGCTGTGATCCAGCTTATCAACGATGAAGGCCAGACGATATTGTCCAGTAGTGCCCCTGTTACAGTCGGCAGCTTCAAGACATCGCAAATGTTTAACGTCCATGCCAGCAACTATCAAGTGAATGTCTATCTGGTGGATGCCTACAACGGCAACATCTATGATTCTCTATGGCTTGCGGAGCCGATTGTATCCCATGCAGAGCCTAGGCCAGAGCCGGGCCAGGACCCGGATACGCCGGGAGGAGAAGATCCGCAGCCTGAGCCCAAGCCGGATCCGCTTCCGATTCCGGAACCTGAGCCCGAGTTACCGGATGTGCCTGTTGAACCGGACCCACCAGCAGAGGATGTTAAGACGATTCAGTTTGAAGACAAAAGCGAGTGGACTACAGCTGTGAATACGTTTAACGGCAGCCCGCTCAAAACCGAAAGCGGTAATGGCGGAACCGTTGTTGCCAACACGTTTACCGGCGCATGGCTCTCCTATGCGAATGTAGATTTCGGGACCGAAGGAGCGAATCGCATCACCGTAGAATACACGGCACCATCCGACAAAACGCCAAATGACGCAGCGCTTGAGTTCCGATTGGGCGCAGCAGACGGTGAACTCGTCGGTACGCTTGCCCTGCCTAATACAGGCACAGGCTGGGGACCTTATCAAACGGTAGCAGCTTCCTTGAGCAAAACGATAACCGGTGTACAAAATTTGTACATCGTGATGAAAGGCAGTACAGACAGTGCCCATCGATACATGGGTAACTTTGACCGCTTCACTTGGAGCTACCAGAAGACGAGAACGGATTACAATAAGCTGGAGCTAGAAAGCTTTGACGAATGGTCTGCGGGGGTCAATCCTGTGAACAATGGACCGCTGAAGACAGAGGGCGGAAAAAGCGGCCAGCAGGTTGCGAATACGTATAACGGCGCATGGCTTGCCTACAAAGGGATGGACTTCGGCAGCGCCGGTGTGAATCAGCTTTCCATTGAGTATGCAAGCAACAGCGGCAATTGCGCATCAGATTCTGCGGTCGAAGTTCGCCTTGGCGGAGTGGACGGCACTTTAGTCGGAACACTAGCTGTACCTCCGACAGCAAGCGGTTGGGGAACGTACAAAACGGTAACGGGTAATCTCACCCAAACCTTGACCGGTATTCAAGACGTCTACCTTGTGCTTACGGGAACTACCGATTCAACCTTCAAATATCTCGGTAATTTCGATAACGCCAGTTTTACTTCCGGGTCCATGCGGACTGATGCTGCCAATCTTCAGTTTGAGTCCTACGACGAATGGTCCACAGCAGTGAATCCGGCCAACAATGCTCCTTTAAAAACAGAAACATCAGGCAGCAGAAAGCAGGTTGCGAATACGTATAACGGCGCGTGGCTTGCTTACAAGCGAATGGACTTTGGCAGCACGGGAGCGAACCAAATGTCCATCGAGTATGCAAGCAACAGCGGCAATTGCGCGGCCGACTCGGCCGTGGAGGTTCGACTGGGCAGCGTGGATGGCACTTTAGTCGGAACGCTAGCTGTACCTCCGACAGCTAGCGGTTGGGGAACGTACAAAACGGTAACAGGCAGCTTGACCCAAAAAATTACCGGTATCCAGGACGTCTATCTTGTATTTACAGGGACGACCAGTTCGACTTATAAGTACATCGGCAATTTCGATAACGCCAGTTTTTCGTTACTGCGATGA
- a CDS encoding MerR family transcriptional regulator, with translation MKIQELADLMGLTPHTIRFYEKEGLLDSRHIQREKNNYRNYSDEAIDRLKLIKKFQGIGCSLAELKTILQDHDTNARTNQEVIEWILQKIHEIERKKDEYDHMLVTLNWMLTYRKLLNEDPQQAEAMMAELRLKINI, from the coding sequence ATGAAAATTCAGGAATTAGCAGACTTAATGGGTTTAACCCCCCACACCATTCGTTTTTATGAGAAGGAAGGCTTACTTGACAGCAGGCATATTCAGCGAGAGAAGAATAATTACCGCAACTACTCAGACGAAGCCATTGATCGGTTAAAGCTGATTAAGAAATTTCAAGGCATCGGCTGCTCGTTAGCTGAACTAAAGACGATTTTGCAGGATCATGATACGAACGCACGGACCAACCAAGAAGTAATCGAATGGATTCTTCAAAAGATCCATGAGATCGAGCGCAAGAAGGACGAGTACGATCATATGCTTGTAACGCTGAATTGGATGCTGACATATAGGAAGCTGCTGAATGAAGATCCACAGCAAGCTGAGGCTATGATGGCGGAATTACGCCTTAAAATTAACATCTAA
- a CDS encoding xylulokinase: MSFDVTQAIQEGKTSLGIEFGSTRIKAVLIDENHAPIASGSHDWENSYVNQVWTYSLEDIWKGLQDSYRKMALDVKQRYGVTLQTIGSIGISGMMHGYMAFDKNGELLVPFRTWRNNITEQASKVLTELFQYHIPQRWSIAHLYQAILNQEEHIGVIDFQTTLAGYIHWKLTGQKVLGVGEASGVFPIDLTTKGYHTKMLGQFNELLADRNLPWKLEDILPKVLTAGESGSILTEDGAKLLDPTGELQAGIPLCPPEGDAGTGMVATNSVAQRTGNVSAGTSVFAMIVLEKELSKLYTEIDLVTTPTGSLVAMAHSNNCSSDLNAWVGLFDEFAQVMGLNVDKNQLYGTLYNMALQGDPDCGGLLAYGYLSGEHMTHFEEGRPLFVRSSDSKFNLSNFIRVHLFTALGALKIGMDILLKQESVKLEEILGHGGFFKTEGVGQKIMAAALQVPVSVMETAGEGGAWGIALLASYMINKAEGQTLEDYLSQRVFATQAVKTLAPDAKDVAGFEAFMQRYVKGLAIERAAVENLQ; the protein is encoded by the coding sequence ATGAGTTTTGATGTGACACAAGCAATTCAAGAAGGTAAAACTTCCCTCGGTATTGAGTTCGGTTCTACAAGAATCAAGGCCGTGCTGATCGATGAGAACCACGCGCCGATTGCCTCCGGTAGCCATGATTGGGAAAATAGTTATGTGAATCAAGTGTGGACCTATAGCTTGGAGGATATCTGGAAGGGCTTACAAGACAGCTATCGGAAAATGGCTCTCGATGTGAAGCAGCGCTACGGTGTTACTTTGCAAACGATTGGCTCCATCGGAATCAGCGGCATGATGCATGGTTATATGGCGTTTGATAAGAACGGTGAGCTGCTGGTGCCGTTCCGCACTTGGAGGAACAATATCACGGAGCAAGCCTCGAAAGTACTGACCGAATTGTTTCAATACCACATTCCACAGCGTTGGAGTATCGCTCACTTGTATCAAGCGATTTTGAATCAAGAAGAGCATATCGGTGTGATTGATTTCCAGACCACGCTCGCAGGTTATATTCATTGGAAGCTTACCGGTCAAAAGGTGCTTGGTGTAGGCGAAGCGTCCGGTGTGTTCCCGATTGATCTGACGACGAAAGGTTATCATACTAAAATGTTGGGGCAATTTAATGAATTACTTGCAGATCGTAACCTGCCGTGGAAGCTTGAAGATATTTTACCTAAAGTACTCACTGCCGGTGAAAGCGGAAGCATCCTTACAGAGGATGGAGCTAAACTGCTGGATCCGACTGGAGAACTGCAAGCCGGTATTCCGCTTTGTCCGCCTGAGGGTGATGCAGGTACAGGGATGGTGGCAACGAACAGTGTGGCTCAGCGCACAGGTAACGTATCCGCAGGAACATCCGTTTTTGCTATGATCGTTTTGGAGAAAGAGCTGTCTAAACTGTACACCGAGATCGATTTGGTCACGACCCCAACGGGCAGCTTGGTGGCTATGGCTCATTCGAACAACTGCTCCTCCGACCTGAATGCATGGGTAGGTTTGTTTGATGAGTTTGCTCAGGTAATGGGTCTGAACGTGGACAAAAATCAATTATACGGCACCCTGTATAACATGGCTCTTCAAGGAGACCCGGATTGCGGGGGCTTACTGGCGTACGGATACCTCTCAGGTGAGCATATGACCCATTTTGAAGAAGGGCGTCCTTTGTTTGTTCGTTCGTCGGACAGCAAATTCAACCTGTCGAATTTTATTCGGGTCCACTTGTTCACTGCACTCGGTGCGCTTAAAATCGGCATGGACATTTTGCTGAAGCAAGAGTCTGTGAAGTTGGAGGAAATCCTGGGTCACGGGGGCTTTTTCAAAACGGAAGGTGTTGGGCAGAAAATCATGGCTGCTGCACTCCAAGTTCCCGTTTCCGTTATGGAAACCGCTGGAGAAGGCGGAGCATGGGGCATTGCTTTGTTAGCATCCTATATGATTAATAAGGCGGAAGGCCAGACGTTAGAAGATTACTTAAGCCAGCGCGTATTTGCAACGCAAGCGGTTAAGACATTGGCTCCTGATGCCAAAGACGTAGCAGGGTTCGAAGCGTTCATGCAGAGGTATGTGAAAGGGCTGGCGATCGAAAGAGCGGCGGTAGAGAATCTACAATAA
- a CDS encoding sigma-70 family RNA polymerase sigma factor translates to MIHINHDVVISSITPEVRIKFKNENHKWAKRFKSRDKHALEEAIDAFGPSVQALVRRVLSGAGSAEDVEECVSDVFLAAWHSIESYEESRASFRTWLLVLSKYKALDLSRKLLRPGAELMMLRDVESTIQTQYSAEQHALSRESARELIEFVKMMGEPDRSLFWRRYFYYESLDELAMMFGLTKKAIESRLYRCRTALKQALGLADAEKRGINHGR, encoded by the coding sequence GTGATCCACATAAACCACGACGTAGTAATTAGTAGTATAACGCCGGAGGTTCGTATCAAGTTTAAAAATGAGAACCATAAATGGGCTAAAAGATTCAAAAGCCGCGACAAGCATGCTTTAGAAGAAGCAATCGATGCTTTTGGTCCGAGCGTTCAAGCACTCGTTAGGCGCGTGTTATCCGGTGCTGGCAGCGCTGAGGACGTGGAAGAGTGCGTGAGCGACGTTTTTTTGGCGGCGTGGCATAGCATTGAAAGCTACGAGGAAAGTCGTGCCTCATTTCGGACATGGTTACTTGTGTTATCCAAATACAAGGCACTGGACCTGAGCCGTAAACTTCTGCGTCCCGGTGCTGAACTCATGATGCTTCGGGACGTGGAGTCGACGATACAAACTCAGTATTCCGCTGAACAACATGCTCTTTCTCGCGAATCGGCCAGGGAGTTGATCGAATTTGTCAAAATGATGGGCGAGCCGGACCGCAGTTTGTTTTGGCGAAGGTACTTCTATTACGAAAGCCTCGATGAACTGGCAATGATGTTCGGCCTTACTAAGAAAGCGATTGAAAGCCGACTCTATCGGTGCCGAACGGCGCTTAAGCAGGCACTAGGGCTGGCGGATGCTGAGAAAAGGGGGATCAATCATGGAAGATGA
- a CDS encoding CTP synthase C-terminal region-related (seleno)protein produces MKIGIVGDFSPDYSSQVAINDALMHSSRKLGMFIEYEWIPTATIMNQLDSLMEIYQGYWIGPGYPDSMDGVLRIIQFAREHNLPLLGTCGGFQYMIMEYVRNKMMLKNVGHEERDPQAIQLVISKLTCSLVGQKGEVFIKKPSRSFGMYQVENVIEQFRCNYGLNAEYKKQIHEAGLRIVGTDSVGNPRIIELPEHKFFIGTLFVPQLSSTTDSTHCIVDSFITTLISSSED; encoded by the coding sequence ATGAAAATTGGGATTGTTGGTGATTTTAGTCCAGATTATTCATCACAGGTAGCTATTAACGATGCTCTCATGCATTCATCAAGGAAGTTAGGAATGTTTATCGAGTATGAGTGGATACCTACAGCTACAATAATGAATCAACTAGATTCCCTAATGGAAATCTATCAAGGTTATTGGATTGGACCTGGGTATCCTGATTCCATGGACGGGGTACTTCGTATCATTCAATTTGCACGCGAACATAATTTGCCTTTGTTAGGGACATGCGGTGGATTTCAATACATGATTATGGAATATGTAAGAAACAAAATGATGCTGAAAAATGTGGGGCACGAAGAACGAGATCCCCAGGCAATTCAATTAGTTATTAGTAAGTTAACATGTTCATTAGTCGGCCAAAAAGGTGAGGTGTTTATAAAGAAACCTTCGAGAAGCTTTGGTATGTATCAAGTCGAAAATGTGATTGAACAATTCAGATGTAACTATGGACTTAATGCGGAATATAAGAAACAAATCCATGAAGCCGGATTAAGAATAGTCGGAACAGATTCCGTTGGTAACCCAAGGATTATTGAACTACCTGAGCATAAGTTCTTCATCGGCACACTATTTGTTCCCCAATTAAGTTCCACTACCGATTCAACACACTGCATTGTTGACTCTTTTATTACTACTCTAATAAGTTCATCAGAGGATTAA
- a CDS encoding SDR family oxidoreductase, whose amino-acid sequence MRIFVTGAAGYIGTAVVRELIGAGHQVVGLTRSESGAHVLEGLGAEAVRGVLEDLDLLRSSAAASDGVIHLAFNHDFTNFAASLATDLAAIKTMGEGLAGSGKPLVITAHANGQASEDAALALIDQGVRASIVSLAPSVHGEGDKGFVPQLIRIARERGSSAYIGDGTNRWPAIHRLDAAVLFRLAVESAPAGSRLDGVDDEGIPFRDIAEVIGRHLGVPVVSIPREETQAIFGFLGMVASLDLARSSDGTKELLGWKPVQHGLLADLEQGHYFTK is encoded by the coding sequence ATGCGTATATTTGTAACAGGTGCAGCAGGCTATATTGGAACAGCTGTTGTCCGCGAGCTCATTGGCGCGGGACATCAGGTAGTAGGTCTGACCCGTTCAGAGAGCGGTGCTCACGTATTAGAAGGCTTGGGAGCTGAGGCGGTTCGCGGTGTTTTAGAGGATCTGGATTTACTGCGCAGCAGCGCAGCTGCTTCCGACGGTGTAATTCATCTGGCATTTAACCACGATTTCACTAATTTCGCCGCATCACTAGCAACGGATCTTGCCGCCATAAAAACGATGGGAGAGGGGCTTGCGGGCTCTGGTAAACCGCTTGTTATCACGGCTCATGCGAATGGCCAAGCATCGGAGGATGCAGCACTTGCTTTGATAGATCAAGGCGTGAGAGCATCGATCGTCTCGCTTGCACCTTCCGTTCATGGTGAAGGGGATAAAGGCTTCGTGCCGCAACTCATCCGGATCGCCCGGGAAAGAGGCTCTTCGGCTTACATTGGAGACGGCACCAATCGTTGGCCAGCAATTCATCGCTTGGATGCGGCAGTTTTATTCCGCCTTGCTGTAGAATCTGCGCCTGCAGGCTCACGACTGGATGGCGTGGACGACGAAGGCATTCCGTTTAGAGACATTGCCGAAGTCATCGGTCGGCACCTTGGTGTGCCGGTAGTCAGCATCCCGCGTGAAGAGACGCAAGCGATTTTCGGCTTTCTAGGCATGGTCGCGTCGCTTGACTTAGCGAGATCGAGCGATGGGACGAAGGAACTGCTAGGCTGGAAGCCTGTCCAGCATGGACTTCTCGCGGACCTGGAACAAGGACATTATTTTACAAAATAG